A window from Solea senegalensis isolate Sse05_10M linkage group LG15, IFAPA_SoseM_1, whole genome shotgun sequence encodes these proteins:
- the mypn gene encoding myopalladin isoform X4 has product MQENTDQPPSLSQLLRESYLAEARAQQRHSEMSRSDASSTRLHIYGSLKSRSEDSVGHNDPQLPDLSAFLSQEELDESVNLARQAIGHEQHEGRAEVKASVTPLTPSNISSVSVSSTPTSSLPFMNPSPAPFSAPSTVAAFTKPSPELKEKQATHTAVIPDRKMLKDTTRQDNMISNSTDSSEGFNDFNRSDRNPPFGLETQSKKEFLNKAADFIEELSSLFKANSSKRVRPRSCKAHRSRVQNKTQMDGMALPLSSDNRERSVLPMEVEEEERHSVSASHQPEVQLDSGTGHVELQDGRITEEQKYNRVSREVQEETESCALTDTPYLTESACEPPHFIQKLKSREVSEGSKVQLDCIVRGLPTPEVRWFCEGKELENSPDIQIITNGELHSLIITDAFEEDTGRYSCFASNFYGTDSTSAEIYVEGASSSDSEGEQHSEHVAHCSEEEEEILSTQTAGATEEPTEELSSPSTHQPLLLVQTTTSVLSVPELSKPSLVPSAAQPAQEDATLFHSLPQDDTEISEAVEASASAPVTSTSLHTDTATASPLPFNPVVSSVLSVHATPTRTQEPESRSSNHNYLQGLKEEPIMAAPLFTKNLHDLFVSEGQLVVLECRVKGAPSPRVDWYREGKTIEDCPEFRILQKKPRSPAESEEICTLVIAEVLPEDSGMFTCTASNSCGTVSSSAALRVRGSGRNNNHTRPESSQIQETFTSTPDVNPQTEVTVTNNIKPRSSTIRLDPLVSNTLRLDPLNTSTLRLDPHSSSMLRQDHLHTSLSGLEPSSLSSSISSSSYLNSHSTSTPNLDPLHLCQDSRSSGPWSSPQVLSNAKVANALSANEASPEQGVPRPVATSSDTSPKVKGAPNHQNGSPVVVPLPDPPPNSCLKTGTLTNHKDSRSSSRVGLRVHFKLPEDEEDEQSDTSTQCDEDMTQGSANKEPPPVLAKPKLDPAQLQILHNQVLMEQQQLETEPQTQTQTQTQPPSQPSFQTQTRPETQSSHEGLLWSPRVLRETHPPPFQPHLPTTSPPQQTPYAAPPFTTTPHTSTLSSAPTFNTTFSPHHNTSAAPPSTANSQTPSLTFAPSFSTTFSPPLNTVPTFSSAPPFIPQLNTSPLVTSRPPAPQLNTAPPLSTATKTQTNTIHASHLNLSPLAKTAPPPQFSSPPAPKLITVHTESTSATEQITSPAPLLRSTHASLMNLTATSYTFNYTRPREFIAAQTFSPVRSPSPTESPVPLLQELAAELNSSAASSPTLPPFSPPPRILPTRVLQSPTSPPSLVSSPTPGSAQFLNSTFAIRAQSPPQASSPTSSSSTPSPIQNPVAFLSSVLPSLMLSHPTNSMGLPKGAPSGLQKKAPKVRLPSAEDIRGSREILLHDIERKLRVNDNTPQFAHQQKLNYEGKTASRPLGPNIPATVFNYDEEYKVSNFEQRLMSEIEFRLERTPVEESDDEVQHDDIPSGRCIAPIFDKKLKNYKAVEGVPVTFTCKVVGIPLPKVYWFKDGKQILRKNIHYKKIREGDGTCALHIESTTSDDDGNYTIMAANPQGRISCSGHLIVQTGPPRNRLTPIHSQRVRARIQQVESEQTEERFFQPHFLQAPGDMMAHEGRLCRLDCKVSGLPNPELMWLVNGRPIYPDLYHKLLVRENGIHSLVIDPLTQRDGGTYTCIASNKAGQSSFSLELKVVEKETKHPPQFVEKLQNMGIPEGTPVRLECRVVGMPHPVIFWKKDNDTIPKTKDRISMTQDATGYVCLLIQPTTKDDAGWYTVAAKNEAGIVSCTCRLDIYAQWHQSIPAPMKKAPRTGSRYAALTGQGLDIKSAFPTSETNPILFSSSPPEAMLESEEL; this is encoded by the exons ATGCAAGAGAACACTGACCAGCCACCGTCGCTGTCCCAACTCCTGAGAGAGAGCTACCTGGCAGAGGCCAGAGCTCAGCAGCGCCACAGCGAGATGAGCCGCTCTGACGCTTCGTCCACACGACTTCACATCTATGGCTCGCTCAAAAGCAGGTCTGAGGACTCTGTGGGCCATAATGACCCCCAACTGCCAGACCTCTCGGCGTTCCTCAGCCAGGAGGAGCTGGATGAGAGTGTGAACCTGGCTCGCCAGGCCATCGGACATGAGCAGCATGAGGGGAGGGCAGAGGTCAAGGCCTCTGTTACACCATTGACCCCATCCAACATCTCGTCAGTCTCAGTTTCTTCCACTCCAACATCTTCTCTTCCCTTCATGAACCCCTCTCCTGCTCCCTTTTCTGCCCCCTCCACTGTGGCTGCCTTCACAAAGCCAAGCCCAGAGCTCAAAGAAAAGcaggcaacacacacagcagtcatACCAGACAGAAAGATGCTTAAAGACACCACACGACAGGACAACATGATCAGCAACAGCACAGACTCCAGTGAAGGATTCAATGACTTTAACAGGTCAGACAGGAACCCCCCGTTCGGTCTGGAGACCCAGTCCAAGAAGGAGTTTCTCAACAAGGCAGCAGACTTCATTGAGGAGCTCTCATCTCTATTCAAGGCCAACAGCTCGAAACGTGTTCGACCCAGATCATGCAAAGCTCACAGGAGTAGAGTCCAGAACAAAACTCAGATGGACGGGATGGCTCTTCCCCTCAGCTCTGACAACAGAGAGCGTTCTGTCCTTCCCAtggaagtggaggaagaggaaagacacAGCGTTTCTGCTAGCCACCAACCAGAGGTCCAACTGGACTCTGGGACTGGGcatgtggagcttcaggacggTAGGATTACAGAGGAGCAGAAGTACAACCGTGTTTCTCGGGAGGTGCAGGAGGAGACTGAAAGCTGTGCCTTGACAGACACTCCCTACCTGACAGAGTCTGCGTGTGAGCCTCCTCATTTCATCCAGAAACTGAAAAGCAGGGAGGTTTCAGAGGGAAGCAAGGTTCAGCTCGACTGCATCGTGAGGGGACTCCCTACACCTGAAGTCCG GTGGTTTTGTGAGGGCAAAGAGTTGGAGAACAGCCCTGACATTCAGATCATCACCAACGGAGAGCTGCACTCTCTGATCATCACTGACGCTTTTGAGGAGGACACTGGACGCTACTCTTGCTTTGCATCAAATTTTTATGGCACTGACTCCACGTCAGCTGAGATCTACGTCGAAG GTGCTTCCTCTTCAGACTCCGAGGGAGAGCAGCACTCAGAACATGTAGCCCA CTGctcagaagaggaggaagagattcTGTCAACCCAAACTGCAGGAGCCACAGAGGAACCGACAGAGGAGCTCTCCTCACCTTCAACTCATCAACCCCTTCTACTGGTCCAGACAACAACCTCTGTGCTCTCTGTCCCAGAGCTCTCCAAACCATCACTGGTGCCATCCGCAGCACAGCCTGCTCAGGAGGACGCAACACTATTTCATTCTTTGCCCCAAGACGATACAGAAATTTCAGAAGCTGTGGAAGCATCAGCATCTGCTCCAGTCACATCCACATCCCTGCACACAGATACAGCCACAGCCTCACCTCTGCCCTTTAACCCTGTGGTTTCATCTGTGCTGTCTGTCCATGCAACTCCGACACGAACACAAGAACCTGAG AGTCGATCCTCCAACCACAATTACCTACAAGGATTAAAGGAGGAACCTATAATGGCAGCCCCTTTGTTCACAAAG AACCTGCACGACCTCTTTGTGTCAGAGGGCCAGCTGGTGGTGCTAGAGTGCCGCGTAAAAGGCGCACCATCACCTCGAGTGGACTGGTACAGAGAGGGGAAAACCATTGAGGACTGTCCTGAATTCAGGATCCTGCAGAAAA AACCGAGATCTCCAGCTGAATCAG AGGAAATATGCACTTTGGTCATCGCTGAGGTTCTTCCCGAAGATTCTGGGATGTTTACTTGTACAGCAAGCAACAGCTGTGGAACCGTGTCCAGCTCTGCAGCACTGAGGGTCAGAG GCAGTGGCagaaacaacaaccacacaagGCCTGAGTCCAGTCAAATCCAAGAGACTTTCACATCAACTCCTGATGTAAACCCACAAACAGAAGTTACTGTGACCAACAACATCAAGCCTCGCTCTAGCACCATTCGTCTCGACCCACTCGTCTCTAACACTTTACGCCTGGACCCTTTAAACACCAGCACCCTTCGTCTGGATCCCCACAGCTCCAGCATGCTGCGACAGGACCACCTTCACACCAGCTTATCTGGTCTGGAACCTTCCAGcctgagcagcagcatcagcagcagctcctaCCTCAACTCTCACAGCACCAGCACCCCAAATTTAGACCCTCTCCACCTCTGCCAGGACAGTCGGAGCAGTGGACCATGGAGCAGCCCACAGGTGCTCTCAAACGCAAAAGTTGCCAATGCTCTATCTGCAAATGAGGCCTCACCTGAGCAAGGAGTTCCCAGACCTGTGGCAACATCATCTGACACAAGTCCTAAAGTTAAGGGGGCTCCAAACCATCAGAACGGGAGCCCCGTTGTTGTACCCCTCCCTGATCCTCCTCCTAACTCCTGCCTCAAGACAGGTACCCTGACAAATCATAAAGACTCACGCTCCAGCTCCAGAGTCGGTCTGCGTGTGCACTTTAAACTGCccgaggatgaggaggatgaacaAAGTGACACATCCACTCAGTGTGATGAAGATATGACTCAGGGTTCAGCCAACAAAGAACCACCACCAGTGCTGGCCAAACCCAaact GGACCCTGCACAGCTCCAGATTCTCCACAACCAAGTCCtcatggagcagcagcagctagaGACTGAACCTCAGACCCAAACCCAAACCCAAACCCAGCCTCCGTCTCAACCCTCATTCCAGACCCAGACCCGTCCTGAGACCCAGAGCTCCCATGAGGGTCTGCTCTGGTCACCCAGAGTGTTGCGTGAAACCCATCCACCACCTTTCCAGCCCCACCTTCCCACTACAAGTCCCCCTCAGCAAACACCCTATGCTGCTCCTCCCTTTACCACCACCCCACATACATCCACACTGAGCTCTGCTCCAACATTCAACACCACATTTTCACCTCATCACAACACTTCTGCTGCTCCCCCTTCAACCGCAAACTCACAGACTCCCTCACTGACCTTTGCTCCGTCTTTTAGCACCACCTTTTCACCTCCACTCAACACTGTTCCTACTTTCAGCTCTGCCCCTCCCTTTATTCCCCAGCTAAATACCTCCCCACTGGTGACCTCGCGTCCACCTGCCCCACAGCTGAACACAGCTCCTCCTCTCAGTACAGCCACTAAAACCCAGACAAACACCATCCATGCCTCCCACCTCAACCTGTCTCCTCTTGCTAAAACTGCACCACCTCCTcagttctcctctcctcctgcaccaAAACTTATCACGGTCCACACAGAATCAACCTCGGCCACAGAGCAGATCACCTCTCCTGCACCTCTGCTGAGAAGCACCCACGCCTCCCTCATGAACCTCACAGCCACCTCCTACACCTTCAACTACACCCGGCCCAGAGAGTTCATAGCAGCTCAAACCTTCTCACCGGTTAGGAGTCCTTCCCCAACTGAATCCCCGGTGCCCCTCCTCCAAGAGCTGGCTGCTGAGCTTAACTCCTCTGCAGCCAGCTCCCCTACTCTCCCACCATTTTCACCTCCACCCAGGATCCTCCCCACAAGGGTGCTACAGTCTCCTACAAGCCCTCCTTCACTTGTGTCCTCACCCACACCAGGGTCAGCGCAGTTCCTGAACAGCACGTTTGCCATACGAGCCCAGTCGCCTCCACAGGCTTCATCTCccacctccagcagctccacccCCAGCCCCATTCAAAACCCAGTGGCCTTCCTGAGCTCTGTGCTGCCGTCTCTGATGCTGAGTCATCCCACAAACTCCATGGGTTTGCCGAAGGGAGCTCCATCAGG GTTACAAAAGAAGGCCCCCAAGGTGCGACTCCCATCAGCTGAGGACATTCGAGGGAGCAGAGAAATTCTCCTCCACGACATCGAGAGAAAGCTTCGAGTTAATGACAACACTCCACAGTTTGCACATCAACAG AAGCTGAATTATGAGGGGAAAACAGCGAGCAGACCCCTTGGACCAAACATTCCTGCTACTGTCTTTAACTATGATGAG GAGTACAAAGTGTCCAATTTTGAGCAGAGGCTAATGAGCGAGATAGAATTTCGTTTGGAGAGAACACCAGTGGAGGAGTCGGATGACGAGGTGCAGCACGACGACATCCCCTCAGGAAGATGCATCGCGCCCATATTTGATAAGAAACTGAAGAACTACAAGGCCGTGGAAGGCGTGCCTGTCACTTTCACATGTAAAGTCGTGGGAATCCCTCTTCCAAAG GTTTACTGGTTCAAGGATGGCAAGCAGATCTTGAGGAAGAACATCCATTACAAGAAGATCAGAGAAGGGGACGGGACCTGTGCTCTACACATAGAGTCTACAAccagtgatgatgatggcaaCTACACCATCATGGCAGCTAATCCACAG GGACGAATTAGCTGCTCCGGTCATTTGATTGTCCAGACAGGACCGCCCCGAAATCGACTGACACCTATTCACTCTCAGAG GGTGCGAGCTCGCATTCAGCAAGTTGAGAGTGAGCAAACAGAGGAGCGCTTTTTCCAACCTCACTTCCTCCAGGCTCCAGGAGACATGATGGCTCACGAGGGAAGACTGTGCAGACTAGACTGTAAG GTCAGTGGACTTCCAAATCCAGAGCTCATGTGGTTGGTCAACGGGAGGCCAATCTATCCAGACCTTTACCACAAGTTGCTGGTGCGGGAGAATGGCATCCATTCCCTTGTCATCGACCCTCTGACGCAGAGAGACGGCGGCACGTACACCTGCATCGCAAGCAACAAAGCAGGACAGAGCTCCTTTAGTCTAGAGTTGAAAGTTGTGG AGAAAGAGACGAAGCATCCTCCCCAGTTTGTGGAGAAGCTGCAGAACATGGGTATTCCTGAGGGGACTCCGGTCAGGCTGGAGTGTCGGGTGGTGGGTATGCCCCATCCTGTCATCT
- the mypn gene encoding myopalladin isoform X3 has protein sequence MQENTDQPPSLSQLLRESYLAEARAQQRHSEMSRSDASSTRLHIYGSLKSRSEDSVGHNDPQLPDLSAFLSQEELDESVNLARQAIGHEQHEGRAEVKASVTPLTPSNISSVSVSSTPTSSLPFMNPSPAPFSAPSTVAAFTKPSPELKEKQATHTAVIPDRKMLKDTTRQDNMISNSTDSSEGFNDFNRSDRNPPFGLETQSKKEFLNKAADFIEELSSLFKANSSKRVRPRSCKAHRSRVQNKTQMDGMALPLSSDNRERSVLPMEVEEEERHSVSASHQPEVQLDSGTGHVELQDGRITEEQKYNRVSREVQEETESCALTDTPYLTESACEPPHFIQKLKSREVSEGSKVQLDCIVRGLPTPEVRWFCEGKELENSPDIQIITNGELHSLIITDAFEEDTGRYSCFASNFYGTDSTSAEIYVEGGASSSDSEGEQHSEHVAHCSEEEEEILSTQTAGATEEPTEELSSPSTHQPLLLVQTTTSVLSVPELSKPSLVPSAAQPAQEDATLFHSLPQDDTEISEAVEASASAPVTSTSLHTDTATASPLPFNPVVSSVLSVHATPTRTQEPESRSSNHNYLQGLKEEPIMAAPLFTKNLHDLFVSEGQLVVLECRVKGAPSPRVDWYREGKTIEDCPEFRILQKKPRSPAESEEICTLVIAEVLPEDSGMFTCTASNSCGTVSSSAALRVRGSGRNNNHTRPESSQIQETFTSTPDVNPQTEVTVTNNIKPRSSTIRLDPLVSNTLRLDPLNTSTLRLDPHSSSMLRQDHLHTSLSGLEPSSLSSSISSSSYLNSHSTSTPNLDPLHLCQDSRSSGPWSSPQVLSNAKVANALSANEASPEQGVPRPVATSSDTSPKVKGAPNHQNGSPVVVPLPDPPPNSCLKTGTLTNHKDSRSSSRVGLRVHFKLPEDEEDEQSDTSTQCDEDMTQGSANKEPPPVLAKPKLDPAQLQILHNQVLMEQQQLETEPQTQTQTQTQPPSQPSFQTQTRPETQSSHEGLLWSPRVLRETHPPPFQPHLPTTSPPQQTPYAAPPFTTTPHTSTLSSAPTFNTTFSPHHNTSAAPPSTANSQTPSLTFAPSFSTTFSPPLNTVPTFSSAPPFIPQLNTSPLVTSRPPAPQLNTAPPLSTATKTQTNTIHASHLNLSPLAKTAPPPQFSSPPAPKLITVHTESTSATEQITSPAPLLRSTHASLMNLTATSYTFNYTRPREFIAAQTFSPVRSPSPTESPVPLLQELAAELNSSAASSPTLPPFSPPPRILPTRVLQSPTSPPSLVSSPTPGSAQFLNSTFAIRAQSPPQASSPTSSSSTPSPIQNPVAFLSSVLPSLMLSHPTNSMGLPKGAPSGLQKKAPKVRLPSAEDIRGSREILLHDIERKLRVNDNTPQFAHQQKLNYEGKTASRPLGPNIPATVFNYDEEYKVSNFEQRLMSEIEFRLERTPVEESDDEVQHDDIPSGRCIAPIFDKKLKNYKAVEGVPVTFTCKVVGIPLPKVYWFKDGKQILRKNIHYKKIREGDGTCALHIESTTSDDDGNYTIMAANPQGRISCSGHLIVQTGPPRNRLTPIHSQRVRARIQQVESEQTEERFFQPHFLQAPGDMMAHEGRLCRLDCKVSGLPNPELMWLVNGRPIYPDLYHKLLVRENGIHSLVIDPLTQRDGGTYTCIASNKAGQSSFSLELKVVEKETKHPPQFVEKLQNMGIPEGTPVRLECRVVGMPHPVIFWKKDNDTIPKTKDRISMTQDATGYVCLLIQPTTKDDAGWYTVAAKNEAGIVSCTCRLDIYAQWHQSIPAPMKKAPRTGSRYAALTGQGLDIKSAFPTSETNPILFSSSPPEAMLESEEL, from the exons ATGCAAGAGAACACTGACCAGCCACCGTCGCTGTCCCAACTCCTGAGAGAGAGCTACCTGGCAGAGGCCAGAGCTCAGCAGCGCCACAGCGAGATGAGCCGCTCTGACGCTTCGTCCACACGACTTCACATCTATGGCTCGCTCAAAAGCAGGTCTGAGGACTCTGTGGGCCATAATGACCCCCAACTGCCAGACCTCTCGGCGTTCCTCAGCCAGGAGGAGCTGGATGAGAGTGTGAACCTGGCTCGCCAGGCCATCGGACATGAGCAGCATGAGGGGAGGGCAGAGGTCAAGGCCTCTGTTACACCATTGACCCCATCCAACATCTCGTCAGTCTCAGTTTCTTCCACTCCAACATCTTCTCTTCCCTTCATGAACCCCTCTCCTGCTCCCTTTTCTGCCCCCTCCACTGTGGCTGCCTTCACAAAGCCAAGCCCAGAGCTCAAAGAAAAGcaggcaacacacacagcagtcatACCAGACAGAAAGATGCTTAAAGACACCACACGACAGGACAACATGATCAGCAACAGCACAGACTCCAGTGAAGGATTCAATGACTTTAACAGGTCAGACAGGAACCCCCCGTTCGGTCTGGAGACCCAGTCCAAGAAGGAGTTTCTCAACAAGGCAGCAGACTTCATTGAGGAGCTCTCATCTCTATTCAAGGCCAACAGCTCGAAACGTGTTCGACCCAGATCATGCAAAGCTCACAGGAGTAGAGTCCAGAACAAAACTCAGATGGACGGGATGGCTCTTCCCCTCAGCTCTGACAACAGAGAGCGTTCTGTCCTTCCCAtggaagtggaggaagaggaaagacacAGCGTTTCTGCTAGCCACCAACCAGAGGTCCAACTGGACTCTGGGACTGGGcatgtggagcttcaggacggTAGGATTACAGAGGAGCAGAAGTACAACCGTGTTTCTCGGGAGGTGCAGGAGGAGACTGAAAGCTGTGCCTTGACAGACACTCCCTACCTGACAGAGTCTGCGTGTGAGCCTCCTCATTTCATCCAGAAACTGAAAAGCAGGGAGGTTTCAGAGGGAAGCAAGGTTCAGCTCGACTGCATCGTGAGGGGACTCCCTACACCTGAAGTCCG GTGGTTTTGTGAGGGCAAAGAGTTGGAGAACAGCCCTGACATTCAGATCATCACCAACGGAGAGCTGCACTCTCTGATCATCACTGACGCTTTTGAGGAGGACACTGGACGCTACTCTTGCTTTGCATCAAATTTTTATGGCACTGACTCCACGTCAGCTGAGATCTACGTCGAAGGTG GTGCTTCCTCTTCAGACTCCGAGGGAGAGCAGCACTCAGAACATGTAGCCCA CTGctcagaagaggaggaagagattcTGTCAACCCAAACTGCAGGAGCCACAGAGGAACCGACAGAGGAGCTCTCCTCACCTTCAACTCATCAACCCCTTCTACTGGTCCAGACAACAACCTCTGTGCTCTCTGTCCCAGAGCTCTCCAAACCATCACTGGTGCCATCCGCAGCACAGCCTGCTCAGGAGGACGCAACACTATTTCATTCTTTGCCCCAAGACGATACAGAAATTTCAGAAGCTGTGGAAGCATCAGCATCTGCTCCAGTCACATCCACATCCCTGCACACAGATACAGCCACAGCCTCACCTCTGCCCTTTAACCCTGTGGTTTCATCTGTGCTGTCTGTCCATGCAACTCCGACACGAACACAAGAACCTGAG AGTCGATCCTCCAACCACAATTACCTACAAGGATTAAAGGAGGAACCTATAATGGCAGCCCCTTTGTTCACAAAG AACCTGCACGACCTCTTTGTGTCAGAGGGCCAGCTGGTGGTGCTAGAGTGCCGCGTAAAAGGCGCACCATCACCTCGAGTGGACTGGTACAGAGAGGGGAAAACCATTGAGGACTGTCCTGAATTCAGGATCCTGCAGAAAA AACCGAGATCTCCAGCTGAATCAG AGGAAATATGCACTTTGGTCATCGCTGAGGTTCTTCCCGAAGATTCTGGGATGTTTACTTGTACAGCAAGCAACAGCTGTGGAACCGTGTCCAGCTCTGCAGCACTGAGGGTCAGAG GCAGTGGCagaaacaacaaccacacaagGCCTGAGTCCAGTCAAATCCAAGAGACTTTCACATCAACTCCTGATGTAAACCCACAAACAGAAGTTACTGTGACCAACAACATCAAGCCTCGCTCTAGCACCATTCGTCTCGACCCACTCGTCTCTAACACTTTACGCCTGGACCCTTTAAACACCAGCACCCTTCGTCTGGATCCCCACAGCTCCAGCATGCTGCGACAGGACCACCTTCACACCAGCTTATCTGGTCTGGAACCTTCCAGcctgagcagcagcatcagcagcagctcctaCCTCAACTCTCACAGCACCAGCACCCCAAATTTAGACCCTCTCCACCTCTGCCAGGACAGTCGGAGCAGTGGACCATGGAGCAGCCCACAGGTGCTCTCAAACGCAAAAGTTGCCAATGCTCTATCTGCAAATGAGGCCTCACCTGAGCAAGGAGTTCCCAGACCTGTGGCAACATCATCTGACACAAGTCCTAAAGTTAAGGGGGCTCCAAACCATCAGAACGGGAGCCCCGTTGTTGTACCCCTCCCTGATCCTCCTCCTAACTCCTGCCTCAAGACAGGTACCCTGACAAATCATAAAGACTCACGCTCCAGCTCCAGAGTCGGTCTGCGTGTGCACTTTAAACTGCccgaggatgaggaggatgaacaAAGTGACACATCCACTCAGTGTGATGAAGATATGACTCAGGGTTCAGCCAACAAAGAACCACCACCAGTGCTGGCCAAACCCAaact GGACCCTGCACAGCTCCAGATTCTCCACAACCAAGTCCtcatggagcagcagcagctagaGACTGAACCTCAGACCCAAACCCAAACCCAAACCCAGCCTCCGTCTCAACCCTCATTCCAGACCCAGACCCGTCCTGAGACCCAGAGCTCCCATGAGGGTCTGCTCTGGTCACCCAGAGTGTTGCGTGAAACCCATCCACCACCTTTCCAGCCCCACCTTCCCACTACAAGTCCCCCTCAGCAAACACCCTATGCTGCTCCTCCCTTTACCACCACCCCACATACATCCACACTGAGCTCTGCTCCAACATTCAACACCACATTTTCACCTCATCACAACACTTCTGCTGCTCCCCCTTCAACCGCAAACTCACAGACTCCCTCACTGACCTTTGCTCCGTCTTTTAGCACCACCTTTTCACCTCCACTCAACACTGTTCCTACTTTCAGCTCTGCCCCTCCCTTTATTCCCCAGCTAAATACCTCCCCACTGGTGACCTCGCGTCCACCTGCCCCACAGCTGAACACAGCTCCTCCTCTCAGTACAGCCACTAAAACCCAGACAAACACCATCCATGCCTCCCACCTCAACCTGTCTCCTCTTGCTAAAACTGCACCACCTCCTcagttctcctctcctcctgcaccaAAACTTATCACGGTCCACACAGAATCAACCTCGGCCACAGAGCAGATCACCTCTCCTGCACCTCTGCTGAGAAGCACCCACGCCTCCCTCATGAACCTCACAGCCACCTCCTACACCTTCAACTACACCCGGCCCAGAGAGTTCATAGCAGCTCAAACCTTCTCACCGGTTAGGAGTCCTTCCCCAACTGAATCCCCGGTGCCCCTCCTCCAAGAGCTGGCTGCTGAGCTTAACTCCTCTGCAGCCAGCTCCCCTACTCTCCCACCATTTTCACCTCCACCCAGGATCCTCCCCACAAGGGTGCTACAGTCTCCTACAAGCCCTCCTTCACTTGTGTCCTCACCCACACCAGGGTCAGCGCAGTTCCTGAACAGCACGTTTGCCATACGAGCCCAGTCGCCTCCACAGGCTTCATCTCccacctccagcagctccacccCCAGCCCCATTCAAAACCCAGTGGCCTTCCTGAGCTCTGTGCTGCCGTCTCTGATGCTGAGTCATCCCACAAACTCCATGGGTTTGCCGAAGGGAGCTCCATCAGG GTTACAAAAGAAGGCCCCCAAGGTGCGACTCCCATCAGCTGAGGACATTCGAGGGAGCAGAGAAATTCTCCTCCACGACATCGAGAGAAAGCTTCGAGTTAATGACAACACTCCACAGTTTGCACATCAACAG AAGCTGAATTATGAGGGGAAAACAGCGAGCAGACCCCTTGGACCAAACATTCCTGCTACTGTCTTTAACTATGATGAG GAGTACAAAGTGTCCAATTTTGAGCAGAGGCTAATGAGCGAGATAGAATTTCGTTTGGAGAGAACACCAGTGGAGGAGTCGGATGACGAGGTGCAGCACGACGACATCCCCTCAGGAAGATGCATCGCGCCCATATTTGATAAGAAACTGAAGAACTACAAGGCCGTGGAAGGCGTGCCTGTCACTTTCACATGTAAAGTCGTGGGAATCCCTCTTCCAAAG GTTTACTGGTTCAAGGATGGCAAGCAGATCTTGAGGAAGAACATCCATTACAAGAAGATCAGAGAAGGGGACGGGACCTGTGCTCTACACATAGAGTCTACAAccagtgatgatgatggcaaCTACACCATCATGGCAGCTAATCCACAG GGACGAATTAGCTGCTCCGGTCATTTGATTGTCCAGACAGGACCGCCCCGAAATCGACTGACACCTATTCACTCTCAGAG GGTGCGAGCTCGCATTCAGCAAGTTGAGAGTGAGCAAACAGAGGAGCGCTTTTTCCAACCTCACTTCCTCCAGGCTCCAGGAGACATGATGGCTCACGAGGGAAGACTGTGCAGACTAGACTGTAAG GTCAGTGGACTTCCAAATCCAGAGCTCATGTGGTTGGTCAACGGGAGGCCAATCTATCCAGACCTTTACCACAAGTTGCTGGTGCGGGAGAATGGCATCCATTCCCTTGTCATCGACCCTCTGACGCAGAGAGACGGCGGCACGTACACCTGCATCGCAAGCAACAAAGCAGGACAGAGCTCCTTTAGTCTAGAGTTGAAAGTTGTGG AGAAAGAGACGAAGCATCCTCCCCAGTTTGTGGAGAAGCTGCAGAACATGGGTATTCCTGAGGGGACTCCGGTCAGGCTGGAGTGTCGGGTGGTGGGTATGCCCCATCCTGTCATCT